One segment of Streptomyces sp. NA02950 DNA contains the following:
- a CDS encoding dihydrofolate reductase family protein, with the protein MRTLISTAFISLDGVVEAPGGEPGYRNSGWTFNDMEFLPEAFEIKDREQKEATAMLMGRVSYESFSPVWPDMEDFADYKVMPKYVVSTTLSEDTLVSNWGETTILRSLDDVAALKETEGGPIIVHGSASLNQALSDTGLIDRYHLLVFPLLLGAGKRLFSATDKDTQKLRLVEHETYANGLQKSVFDVVR; encoded by the coding sequence ATGCGTACCTTGATCAGCACTGCCTTCATCTCGCTCGACGGCGTTGTGGAGGCCCCGGGCGGCGAGCCCGGCTACCGGAATTCGGGCTGGACGTTCAACGACATGGAGTTCCTCCCGGAGGCATTCGAGATCAAAGACCGGGAGCAGAAGGAAGCCACCGCGATGCTGATGGGCCGGGTCAGCTACGAGTCCTTCAGCCCGGTGTGGCCGGACATGGAGGATTTCGCCGACTACAAGGTGATGCCCAAGTACGTCGTCTCCACCACCCTCAGCGAGGACACGTTGGTGTCGAACTGGGGCGAGACCACGATCCTGCGCTCACTCGACGACGTCGCCGCGCTGAAGGAGACCGAGGGCGGCCCGATCATCGTCCATGGCAGCGCCTCCCTGAACCAGGCCCTGTCGGACACCGGCCTGATCGACCGTTACCACCTGCTCGTCTTCCCGCTCCTGCTGGGCGCGGGCAAGCGCCTGTTCAGCGCCACCGACAAAGACACCCAGAAGTTGAGGCTTGTCGAACATGAGACTTATGCAAACGGCCTGCAGAAAAGTGTGTTCGACGTCGTCCGGTGA
- a CDS encoding DUF2255 family protein, with amino-acid sequence MDRSEIVLWVRHANGRWSARTVWVVVLDGEAYVRSAFGRRSAWNRRALRHADTEVEVAGVRLSVILQPVDDPEFVQRVSGAYRAKYGLSWPGPVESMNGHEAAATTMRLTNVGQVSQLPA; translated from the coding sequence ATGGATCGATCGGAGATCGTTTTGTGGGTGCGGCATGCGAACGGCCGGTGGTCGGCCAGGACGGTCTGGGTGGTGGTGCTCGACGGGGAGGCGTATGTCCGCTCTGCTTTCGGACGGCGCAGTGCCTGGAACCGCCGGGCACTGCGGCACGCGGACACGGAGGTGGAGGTGGCCGGGGTCCGGCTGTCCGTCATCCTCCAGCCGGTGGACGACCCCGAGTTCGTCCAGCGCGTCTCCGGTGCCTACCGGGCCAAGTACGGGCTGAGCTGGCCCGGCCCCGTGGAGTCGATGAACGGGCACGAGGCCGCGGCGACCACCATGCGGCTAACGAATGTCGGGCAGGTCTCGCAGTTGCCTGCGTGA